A stretch of the Marasmius oreades isolate 03SP1 chromosome 8, whole genome shotgun sequence genome encodes the following:
- a CDS encoding uncharacterized protein (BUSCO:EOG09260KWP) has translation MSNIPSPTTDDGEDNALSSTPTPHSHLHRSLSHASPWSATETPQHHNQGTSYFPSSLPSSRPNPSPILIRSTSAHSVSRGNRSTSVSSGPRFREDTFSEADEYDSDEERPTNDRSHNKRGKAVAAAEDSDERDDESPPPVDRDEDPITLKERQSLINVEHPFGLPIWKPALYKKSRSITRSADQALHSVPSAQAERHLLPGNLFWVLVFGWWLSLVCFIISAILYVVPRGGREYSRVVFGLGWYLAWPFGKYVEGLSDHIESEEHSNEHERASSESDTRTVRGNEDASTVRATSLAEPSRHVQSVSWNSPSVIDERTTLLPPTSRAVPAKSYGVLQSSASASPSSMGISKENTASLALGKVCFWLALICIIAPLMLVVCLICWGLVVTIPMARLNWALIKHLFEQPDSIRFCAAPPAVVVSTEEPASDTTDSTVVSAQFAVKHRRLTEGQVAPGSSGSAVLLCIYRAMGWKYYKYTVGGVNIMFVNLMVVVFFVIFDWAVFLRWVEELERHGRPVPKLLALVASRGLIFFMGLLSVIPLSYFIGMAVASISAQSSIGMGAVINATFGSIIEILLYSLMLTEGKGHLVEGSIIGSILAGVLLMPGMSMVSSALRRKEQKFNAKSAGVTSMMLIMAIIGALAPTLFYQTYGNFQLVCKGCPSSPGPGKVNKPWVCDQCYYKHPDPVDDPFYQSTVKSFMYFCAFVLLFSYLVGLWFSLRTHASQIWQNPRHLLNPVELPIHNRQSIYQKYIPTSVQSAGHRLTRKASNITGNDGQQYVPQTPSTTREASQQGSSRPASGRPSSPVLPRRVSYAPNLSQSHVPGYTPLLESVDHAVKNTGLQSLQLPETMTTDDFTRAVAVATVSALRHQQTHNQGARRHMDGEVDGGQGGHDAPSWSRSTSASVLLACTALYAVIAEILVDVVDVILSDSGLDEKFLGVTLFALVPNTTEFMNAISFALNGNIALSMEIGSAYALQVCLLQIPAMVAFSAWYAPDKMGLVASTFSLIFPRWDVVVIILSMFLLTYTYIEAKSNYHRGSILILSYLVLTAGFYYAPRESDDNDEPEFFNSTSMQEFTSLTLLEYVRWCLTVWW, from the exons ATGTCTAATATTCCCTCTCCTACCACCGATGATGGCGAGGACAATGCTTTGTCCTCAACGCCTACTCCCCACAGCCATCTCCATAGGTCTCTCAGTCACGCCTCTCCGTGGTCTGCAACGGAAACTCCTCAGCATCATAACCAAGGAACTTCCTATTTCCCTTCTTCCTTACCGTCTTCAAGACCGAATCCCTCTCCAATACTCATTCGTAGTACATCGGCCCATTCGGTCAGTCGTGGCAATAGAAGCACTAGTGTGAGCTCTGGGCCTCGCTTCAGAGAGGACACATTTAGCGAGGCAGACGAATACGATAGCGATGAGGAACGACCGACCAACGACCGTTCGCACAACAAGCGTGGCAAAGCGGTCGCAGCAGCGGAAGATAGTGATGAGCGAGATGACGAATCACCTCCGCCTGTGGACAGAGACGAAGATCCCATCACGCTGAAGGAACGACAGTCTTTGATCAATGTCGAACACCCTTTCGGTCTACCCATCTGGAAGCCTGCCCTTTACAAAAAATCTCGTTCCATCACTCGTTCAGCCGACCAAGCCCTTCATTCTGTTCCCTCAGCCCAGGCAGAACGACATCTCCTACCTGGTAATCTATTTTGGGTCCTAGTTTTTGGATGGTGGTTATCCCTCGTATGCTTTATCATTTCTGCAATTCTGTACGTTGTCCCTCGAGGTGGGAGGGAGTATTCTCGGGTCGTTTTTGGCCTGGGATGGTATCTTGCATGGCCGTTTGGGAAATATGTCGAAGGTCTATCCGATCATATTGAAAGCGAGGAACATTCCAATGAACATGAGAGGGCCAGTAGCGAATCCGATACACGTACTGTTCGTGGCAATGAGGATGCTAGTACTGTCAGAGCTACTTCTCTGGCTGAACCCTCCCGTCACGTTCAGTCGGTCTCGTGGAATTCTCCCTCGGTGATTGATGAGCGCACGACTCTTTTACCCCCCACGTCGCGTGCCGTTCCCGCCAAATCGTATGGAGTCCTCCAATCTTCCGCTTCCGCTTCACCATCATCGATGGGAATCTCTAAGGAAAACACTGCAAGCCTTGCTCTAGGGAAAGTCTGTTTTTGGCTTGCTCTCATCTGCATCATTGCGCCATTGATGCTCGTCGTTTGCCTGATCTGTTGGGGCCTTGTTGTTACTATCCCGATGGCTAGGCTTAACTGGGCTCTTATCAAACACTTGTTTGAACAGCCAGACTCGATCAGGTTTTGTGCAGCTCCACCAGCAGTCGTTGTTTCGACAGAAGAACCTGCCTCCGATACTACAGACAGTACTGTGGTGTCCGCTCAGTTTGCCGTCAAACACAGACGCTTGACAGAAGGTCAAGTTGCCCCGGGGTCTTCCGGATCAGCTGTTCTACTCTGTATCTATCGTGCAATGGGATGGAAATACTACAAATATACCGTTGGTGGTGTAAACATCATGTTCGTTAACctcatggtggtggtgtttTTCGTCATCTTCGACTGGGCTGTTTTCCTTCGGTGGGTCGAAGAGCTGGAGAGGCATGGTAGACCTGTACCCAAACTCTTGGCCCTTGTGGCCTCCCGAGGTTTGATCTTTTTCATGGGCCTCCTTAGCGTCATCCCCCTCTCTTACTTCATCGGTATGGCTGTCGCCTCGATCTCTGCACAGTCTTCCATCGGTATGGGTGCAGTCATTAACGCAACTTTCGGTTCCATTATCGAGATTCTGTTGTATTCTTTGATGTTAACGGAAGGGAAAGGACACTTGGTGGAGGGATCTATAATCGGGAGTATCCTTGCTGGTGTCTTGCTCATGCCCGGTATGAGTATGGTTAGCAGCGCCCTTCGCAGGAAGGAACAAAAATTCAACGCCAAGAGTGCTGGTGTAACTAGCATGATGTTGATCATGGCTATAATTGGTGCTTTAGCACCCACTTTGTTCTACCAGACCTACGGAAAT TTCCAATTGGTTTGCAAAGGATGCCCCTCGTCCCCCGGCCCCGGAAAAGTCAATAAGCCCTGGGTTTGTGATCAGTGCTATTACAAGCACCCCGACCCTGTGGATGATCCTTTCTACCAATCCACCGTGAAAAGCTTCATGTACTTCTGTGCCTTCGTTTTGCTTTTT TCGTACCTCGTGGGTTTGTGGTTCTCTCTGAGGACTCATGCTTCGCAGATCTGGCAAAACCCTCGACATCTATTGAACCCTGTTGAATTACCCATCCATAACCGACAGTCAATTTACCAGAAATATATTCCTACCAGCGTTCAAAGCGCCGGTCACCGTTTAACCCGGAAGGCTAGCAATATCACCGGCAATGACGGCCAACAATATGTCCCACAAACACCTTCAACCACCCGTGAAGCTTCTCAGCAAGGAAGTTCGAGGCCGGCGAGTGGACGACCATCATCTCCcgttcttcctcgtcgtgTTTCGTATGCCCCTAATTTGTCTCAGTCTCATGTCCCAGGCTATACACCCTTGCTGGAAAGCGTCGATCATGCCGTCAAGAACACTGGTCTGCAGTCATTGCAGTTGCCAGAGACAATGACGACAGATGATTTTACAAGGGCTGTCGCAGTCGCAACTGTAAGTGCGTTGAGGCACCAGCAAACCCACAACCAAGGTGCGAGGCGTCACATGGATGGGGAGGTGGATGGTGGACAAGGTGGACATGATGCGCCTTCATGGAGTCGATCCACCAGTGCCAGTGTGCTGTTAGCTTGCACAGCGCTTTATGCTGTTATTGCAG AAATATTGGTCGACGTGGTCGATGTCATCTTATCCGACTCTGGCCTGGACGAAAAGTTCCTGGGTGTCACCTTGTTCGCATTGGTCCCGAATACAACTGAGTTCATGAACGCTATTTCGTTCGCTCTTAATGGTAACATTGCGCTCAG TATGGAAATTGGCTCGGCATATGCCCTTCAAGTTTGTTTACTTCAGATTCCTGCTATGGTTGCGTTCTCTGCATGGTATGCACCTGATAAGATGGGATTAGTTGCTTCTACTTTTTC ACTCATTTTCCCGCGATGGGATGTTGTTGTCATTATTTTGTCAATGTTCTTGTTAACTTACACCTATATCGAAGCGAAGAGCAACTACCACCGTGGTAGCATCCTTATTTTGAG TTACCTCGTTCTCACTGCCGGTTTCTATTACGCACCTCGTGAGAGTGATGACAACGATGAGCCAGAGTTCTTCAACTCAACCTCGATGCAAGAGTTCACGTCCTTGACATTGCTCGAATACGTTCGTTGGTGTCTTACCGTGTGGTGGTGA